Genomic window (Capricornis sumatraensis isolate serow.1 chromosome 16, serow.2, whole genome shotgun sequence):
TTGAGCGCCTGGGCAGTTCTGCGATAAGTAACAGCATACCACCTCAGTCTTCAACGTACCGCTCAGCTCAAGAGTCTGCACCCCATCTTTTACAACCTCAGTTTAGTTTGTTGCCTTCAGCACTTGGAGGAGCTCAGCAAACTCCTCAAGCCTATGGTTCAACTCTCTTTACTAGTTCTACTGCTTCCATTGAAAGAGCTCTTCTCCGAGAATGTAGTGTTATTAAACACCATCAGCGGCCTTCAGGTACCCAGTCTATTCAGGCACAACTGACTGGTTCACAGCATTCCTTACACGGTTATCTATCAAATGCAAGTGTGGTTAATTTTCAGGAAACAAGCAGGCAGTCATCTTTATCCTGTAGCCCAATTGGAGAGTCTACTCAGGTGAGCAATGGAGGATTGCAACAGAAGCCCTCCCAGGTCTCAGTGGAACTTGCTCAGTCCTATTCATCTGCAATTCCATCATCAGGGTATCCTCCTACTGCAAAAGTAAAAAGCTGTTCTACAAAACAACCACTAGCATCAGCCAAGTCCCCCAAACCTCAAAGTATAATTCCTCCTGTGCAAACACTAAGCTATTCCAAACCTTTACATAACCAGAGTTCTGTAATATCAGGCCAAGCACAAATTTATTCTACAGCGCAGCTACCAAGCCttttatcagtcagtcagtctcaAAATTATGGTTTAGTACAGCCACATAATGTGCCATCTATTGTTCATTCACAGGTTTATAGGTCCAGCAAAGTTGAGAAGTTGCCATCCTTGTATAAAACATTGACTTTCTCTGGCTCATCTCAGACTATCACTTCTGAAAACTCAACACTTAATTATTCTTCCAATCAGCAAGAGGTGTTATCTTCGGTTACTAATGAGAATTACCCTGCTCAAACAAGAGATCCGTCTTCAGATAGCCAGTCTCAGAGTTACTCATCTGGTCATTCTCAGGGTTTATCACCAGTCAGCCAGACACAGGTTAGCTTTTCATCTCAGTCACACGTTTTGCCAGTTGTTAGTCCTTCAGAAAGCTATGCTTCAGGTCAGTCCCTGACATTAACAGCCCCTTCTCTTTCTTATTCTTCTGCCTCTCGGGCTCAGAATGTGCCAGATGCTAGTCCAACTCAGAATTTTATTTCTATGCATTCTTCCCCAAATGCTCAGACCCAAGGGTCATCCTCTCCCCAGTCTCAAAAGTTTTTGCCTGCTGTCCAGTCATCATCTTTTGCGACCTCTACTCATTGTCAGACCTTACAGAATAACCTACCTTCCCCTGATCCAAAGTCTTATGCTGAAAGAAAACTTGACTCAAATGTTTATACGTCTTCAAAACAAGAGGATGATTTTCCAATACAAGAGTTACAGGTATTACAGCCACAAGTATCTCTTGAGTCATCAACCCAAAGGCTGTCTGAGGGGGAAATGAACGTTCCAGAGTCAGCTTATAAGGTGTCAAAGGCAGATGACAGATATTCTCAGAGCATAATCAGAAGTAATTCCTGTCTTGAAGATCAGGTGGTTGGTATTGCTCTACAAGGgtctaaaaaagaagaaaacatagttgGTTCAATGACACAACTTAACCAACAAATTGGCCAAGTCAATAGTTCTGCAACCCTTGATATTAAGAAGACAACTACTTTAATGCAAACTCCGCAAATACGGTTGAATACTAAAGACCTAAACCAGCAGCATTCTCTTATACAGAAGGTACATGAAGCCAAGGTCCAGGAGCAGCATGATCAAATAATTAATGCCTCATCTCAGATTCAAATTCCAAACAATGCTTTAGGGCATGGCCATCAGGCATCTCTTCCTAATACACAGGTCCTTTTAGATTCTGCCTGTGATCTacaaattcttcagcagtcaataCTGCAGGCAAGTTTAGGACAAATAAAGACATCTTTACAAGTACAGCGTGTTCAAAGTCCTCAACAGATAGTACATCCTTTCCTTCAAATGGATGGTCATATTATTCGGAGCAATGGCGAACATTCTCAGCAGCAACTCCATCCTCAAAATTCTGAAATTATGAAAATGGACCTTTCTGACTCTTCAAAACCATTACAGCAACATCTGATAACAAAGGGCCATTTTAATGAAACAACTCAACATGATTCAAAGAATCATTTTGTTTCTCTTGGATCAATATGTTTCCCAGAGGCAATGCTCCTCAGTGATGagagaaatattttatcaaatgtgGATGATATCTTAGCAGCTACAGCAGCAGCTTGTGGGGTCACACCTTCTGATTTCTCCAAGTCAGCTTCAAATGAAACCATTCCTGCTGTTGAAGATGGTGATTCTAAATCTCATTTTCAGCAGTCATTAGATGTTGGGCATGTGACATCTGATTTTAACTCCATAGCAGCTACAGTAGGAAAGCCAccaaatataaatgatatttcCTTAAATGGAAATCAAGTTACTGTAAACCTTTCACCAGTACCTACTCTTCAGTCAAAGATGACTCTTGATCAACAGCATGTTGAAGTACCTGGTCAAAATAAAGCTTCTAAAGTAACTTCACCGGTAGTCGGACCAGGTCATGAAGTCCAGGAGCAAAGTTCTGGTCCATTCAAGAAACAGTCTGCAGCCAGTCATGAACCTGAAGAAGACAGTGAAGTTGCTATTGATAGTACATTAAGTAATAACAGAAATCAAGAATTCGTTTCTAGTAGTAGAAGCATAAGTGGAGAGAGTGCCACATCGGAGAGCGAATTAGCTTTAGGCGGTGATGCCAGTGGTATGTTGGTGAATTCCTCTAGGAATACACTTGCAGTGTTGGCCATGGCCCAGCCTGGGGAGACAGTCAGTGTCAAGATGGAAGAGGAAAACCAAGATTTAATGCATTTTAACCTCCAGAAGAAGAAAACTAAAGGAAAAGGGCATGCTAAAGAGGAAGACAGCAGTCATCAGAAACAGCTGAAAAGACCTGCCCAAGGCAAACGCCAGAATCCAAGGGGAACAGATATATATTTACCGTATACGCCCCCTTCCTCAGAGAGCTGCCATGATGGTTATCAGCATCAAGAAAAAATGAGACAGAAgatcaaagaagtagaggaaaaacaACCAGAAGTCAAAACTGGATTTATTGCCTCTTTCTTAGATTTTCTGAAATCTGGGCCCAAACAGCAGTTTTCCACTCTTGCTGTGAGAATGCCTAACAGGACTAGGCGACCAGGAACACAGACCGTTCGTACATTTTGTCCCCCACCACTTCCAAAGACTGCAGCTGTGACACCCACACCTTTAGTGTCTGAGGCTGGGGCTAACAGTCCATCAGAAAAACTTGATAACGAACTTAAAAACTTGGAGCATTTATCTTCACTTTCTTCGGATGAAGATGATCCTGGAGTATGCAGTCATGATATTTACAAAAGCAGCTCTACTACCTTAAATACTTCAGACGCTACTTctgataaaaagaagaaaacaggtaAAGTTTTAAATTTGAAGTTCATaattatggcttttattttttttctggctctGGAACAAGTTTTATGCTTTCTTAGCTTGAAGCAAGTCTACAATTTCTCAAGACAGAATGCTTAGGCAGATATCttagacttattttttttaatgttccttgCCTCTAGGAAAGTTCTGAGTTTTAGACTACGTAGTTCTGGGTTTTATTCAGCTTTTTATCACATGCAACATAGTTTACATAGTGCACTATCCAGATTTTTCTAGTCTGAGTCATCTTAAAGTGGCTCATGGATACGGGACATTGTATTGAGGGCCATGTTATGTATAAACTGGCATATTTTCTTTGTATGCTAATTTTAcctaaaaaattaacattttgctATTAAATTGGTTATTTTGTGTGCAGTTAagttcaaaactttaaaaattttgcacTGGTTTCATACTATATGCCCAGATCCTTTAGGTGTATGTTTCACTTTCTCTGTAGTTAAGGGAACATTTTAAGGAACTATTTTGAGAAGCATTGTCTAATGTAAACAATTGTCAAGCAGTATAAAAGTTATTGTTGTAAAGAACATGTTAAGGAAAAAATAGCAGTCAAATAGCTACcacctctgtgccaggaactattAGCAATATTGTGAGATGTGCTTGATATCTCCAATATACAAATGATATAACAGACTAAATGAATTGTCCGGGCCCATACAGTTAGTAAATGACAGAGTTGGAGTCCATATTCAGATTTAAATCATGCTCAGGTTTATCTGGTTCTAACACCTGTATTCCTGCCTATCACTTTTATATGAATAGAGTGGTACTTATGAGTTAAACCTTGTTTTGTGATGTACTTTTCAGCTTCTTTCCAGATTTGACCACCTTTTTAACTAATGAAGTGATAAGAAACAGCCGGTATCCCAAATAATCTATTAGTATAAATGTCTGCTAATACATTTGTCAGTAAAAGTTTTAAGTCTGCTAAAACATTTCTGAAGAATTCTCATTTTGTTATACAGGGAAATTAACATACTGGAAAATTATTGCTAGAGTCAGAACATAACAGGTGTAGCTAATCACAGGAAGGTTTTACATTCTTCTCCCTCAATTCAGAAAACTTTGCAATTACTGTTATATTCCCTGTTATGTTCTTAGAGCAAATCTTTTATAATCTCTGTTATAAAACATGAATCTAGAACTAGTTTTAGTTAAAACCACCACCATCAACCTGATCCTTACTAATAGATCTTTGAAGTTTTCCCTTTACGCATTGCCTCCTCTTCTGTGAGGACCCGTCATCTCTTGCTTGGGCCTATTGCAACAGATTTCTCATTAGAATCCTTCCCACCAGTCTCTGCACCACTCCATCTTCCATATTGTGATCAcatttatctttataaaaaagaagagtagtgtagtgtgttagttgctcagtaatgcccaattctttgcgaccccatggactgtagccccccaggctcctctgcctatggaattcttAAATCAATTATTAATTCTCTGCTTTGGAAATACTTTTTGGTGCtccatggaaaaaaattaaaatgtgtaaaaattcTCCCTTTCCACGTTTCACTCTTTGCTCACTCTTGCCACTTCCCCTCTTCTGTGACAGCTGAGTTTCTCATTGTTCCTTGGACCTGTGAGCGCCTTTCAGAATCATGCTCCTTTTGAACAGGTTTTTCTCTCCCTGGGTCCTCCTCAGTTTTTTAGTCCAGTAGATACTTTTAGTTCTCCTTGAAGACCCTCTTCAAAATCACTTTGTGAAAGTTAACTCCTGGCAAAATTAGTGCTCATATCCTCTAAATTCCCACAGGTCTTAAATCTTTCCAAAaggcaaaagttttaaatttcaacAAGGTCTGACTTATCCATTGTTCCTTTTATGATTTGTGCTTTTTGTatcctaagaaatctttgcctaacccaTAGTCACaaaaattttctcttgttttcttctaggaattttaaagTTTTGCATTTCGTATTTAGGTGTAGGATCTCTTTTAATTTGGGGGGTGGTGGTATAAGATGTGAGGTATGGGTTGAAGTTTTGCACATGGATGTCCAGCTTTCTTTGTTGAAAAGACAATCCTTTCTCCACTGAttgcttttcacatctctgtCAAAAATCAGCTCACCATGTTTGTCTTGATTTTTAATTATGTAGGTTTtgggtcgctcagtcatgtccaactcttgtgacccccgtggactatacagtccatggaattctcctggtcagaatactggagtgggtagcctttcccttctccaggggatcttcccaacccagggattgagcctaggtctcctgcattgccagtggattctttaccagctgagccacaagggaagcccagctgaCCATATTTGTATgaatctatttctggactctcaattctgtCACACTGATCTACATTTTTATACTTTGATCAATGTGACACTGTCTTAATTGCCATACCACTGTGTGCTTaatctttcagtcatgtccgactctttgcaatcccatgaactgtagcctaccagggtcctctgtccatggggatcctccaggcaggaatactggaataggttgccatttccttctatagaggatcatcccaactcagggattgaacccatgttgcaggtggtttctttaccatccgagTTACTGGGAAACCCTTAATCAATTGCCTCGTAattaatttggagaaggcaatggcaaccccctccagtactcttgcctggagaatcccgtggacagaggagcctgatgggctacagtccatgggatcacgaagagttggacacgactgagcgatttcagtttcacgcactggagaaggaaatggcaacccactccagtagtcttgcctggagaatcccagggatggaggagcctgggggctgctgtctggagtcgcacagagtcggatacaactgacgtgatttagctgcagcagcagcagattataAAAATACAGTTAAACTTCATATGTTGATCTGAAATTTGCAcaactgattaaaatatttttaaaaatgggaattccctggcagtccagatggcatcactgactcagtggacttgggtttggttggactccgggagttggtgatggacagggaggcctggtgtgctgtggttcatggggtcgcagagttggacatgactgagcgactgaactaaactgaaccagtagttaggactccggcttcccctgcagggaggcagggagcacaggttcaccCTCTCTGGTTGAGTAGCCAAGATCCtgaagtgcagccaaaaaaaaaaaaaaaaaccaaatagaTTCTTAAAAAATTAGATTGCATAGgattgtctatgtagaaaatgatggcagaaaaagcatttagtttcattgtttttttttctcctttgttgacAGTTTTACTGATTTCTGCTGTTTTTATTAATtcctttttcagtttgtttttagtttattatgctctatttttatctattttcatATGGTAGAAGTCTAAATTGTTGGTTTGAgacttcttttttgaaaaagatttttttgatgaggatcatttttaaagtctttagaatttgttacaatattgcttctgttttatgttttgggtttttggccctgaggcacgTGGAATCTCAGCTCTCCaactaggggtcaaacccacacctgctatattggaaggtgaagtcttaaccactggaccaccagggatgtcccctcTACTcttttcagctgctgctgctgctaagtcgcatcagtcgtgtccgactctgtgcaaccccatagacggaagcctaccaggctcctctgtccatgggattttctaggcaagagtactagagtgggttgccatttccttcttcattcttttctgctCTAAGCGCTTAATGTTACGAACTTCTCTCTAAGCCCTGCTTAGCTATATcccacaaattttatttttattatttgttgttattctttcaagtttttcaaatttcttttggtgctttctttttggtccatgAGTTATTTAGAAtcatatttcacatttttcagatatttggggattttccagacatctgtcctttattgatttctgctttgtataattttagttcttttaaatCTGTTAAGGTTAGCTTTATTGTCCAAAATATAGCTGATCTTGATTAATGTCCCAGtgtactttaaaagaaaattgcatTTTGCTGTTTCGTGGATGTTGTATAAATTTCAGTTAAAGCAGGTTggttgttcagattttctatctCATTACTGATTATCTGTTTACTTGTTCTGTCAGTTATTGAGAGAGCATTTTCCGTGTCTCCAGATATATTTGtggatttgtctgttttgtttttcgtTTCTATCAGTTACTGCTTTGTGTATTTTGAGCTCTGTTTTTAAATGTGTACACATTTAGGACCATTAAGCCTTAGTGAATTGACCCTTTTATCAGTATATAATATCCTTCTTTATCTTTGGTAATAATCCTTATTCTGAAGTCTGCTTTGTTATTATAGCCACTCTAGGTTTCTTCTGATGGGCTGCATGGATCTTTTTCAATCCTTTGACCTATCTGTGGCATTATGTTTAATGTGACTATTTTGTAGACAGTACATAGttcaattttgtcattttttaaaactctagtAATCTCTTTCAATTAGCTTGtttagaccatttacatttaatgtaattattgatatagttcagtctttcattctttgtttcctgttttccctctttgtttttgtttctgtgtctttcctatctttaaaaagactatttgaactttttactgtattttttaaaaatttatctctgggttgttgtttttttttttttttactgtatcttTTCATGTTATGTTTTTAGTGGTTGACTTAGTGATTACAATCCACTTAGTTAATATATTTACTACATGAAATAAAATGCCGAAACCTAAAAACCATAGAGCTCTCTTTACCCTTGCtcttatgttatatatatttgtcCTGTTGAAAGCCCTGATAGAGAAATAATTTTTGCTTACAACCATCATACATATTCTAAATAATTTAATAGGAGCAAAATAGTCTATTATATTTACCCAGATAATTATAATTGCTCTTGTACTTCCGTTATTCCTCATACTCCCTGTTTCCCTCTGGTATCATTTCCTTTCAGCCCAAAGAcgtattccatttttaaaactttttctttgactttcagTCATGTAATTATTTCTCTGGATAAGGTTCATCCTGTTTGGAGTTTACTGAGCTTTTTGAATCTGTAAAATGtgtatctttttcaaaatttgagAAGTTTCCAGGCATTCTTTTTTGTGCACCAaactctttctttccttattggACTCCAGtgacatgaaataaaatattttgatattattcCTCAGGTTTCTgagtttctgtttatttcttcaatcttttctttctctctgttcttcagaTTTTATCATTTCTGTTGGTCTATCTTCAAGTTCTTTGACTTTTTCACCTTCTCAGTTCACTACTGAGTCTTCCCAGGGAGtagtttttatttcagatattttcagatatttttttcaactctaaaatttgtatttgaaaaaaaataaataaaataaaatttgtatttggTGTTCTTTTTTCTAGTTCTAGTTTCTCTGCTGAGAACTTACTTATCTCCATTCATTTCAAAAGTATGTTTGTCTTACCTCAGGGAGCATGGTTATGATAGCTGTCTTCAAGTCTTTGATAATTTCAACATCTGAGTCACCTTAGAGTGGCATCTGCTCATTATCTTTTCCCTTTGAAAATTGATCACATTTTTCTGGTTCTTTATATATTGAGCAATCTTGAATTGTATCCTGCACATTTTGAGTACAGTACTGTAAGGTTCTGGGTTTTGTtaaaatcctctggagaataTTGGTTTGCTTTGTTTTAGCAAGCAGTCAGACCTTAAGTTCTGTCTCACCTTTGAGTGGTGGTCTGATGTTAGTTCAGTTTTcaaagcctttgctctgcttctttGGATCTGACTCAGCAGTTAGTCTGAAACTTGGATGCATGGTAGACTTTGTTATAGTTTAGGTCTCAAAGACTTTGCTGTACTAGTTTGGGTCTCTTCTGCATATGTGCAGTTTAAGCATGAAACTAGGATTTGTGTGGGTTCATGCACAGAATTAGAGGATACCACTCTTCAGTTCTCTTCTCTGGGAACTTCCTACATGCCCAACTCCCAGGGTTTCCTTTCCTGGTCATTTGGACTAGAAAGCTGGAATTTTCcttggactttttaaaaactgcccaTGCTTTACTATGATTCTGTGTAACTGGGACTGCCCCGGGGCAGTGCAAcaagagaggagggaaaaaaagaacaggtaATTTTCCTGCACATTGTctctcagctttattgagatataattgacatacaacattttcTGCTCTTCATGCCGTAGGAGCTCATGGCCCATCCAGGTTCCTCTGGTTCTCCAAAAAGACAGGTGCTTTGTCCAGGTTTACGATGTTGGGTTTACTGCTTCTGTGTTGCAGCTCTGTGACTTCGGTTGCctttggggcagggctgggaaagagaaagagaagaaagaaatggaatagcctcCGCATACTCACCTTGCATGGGTCTCCTTTCCCCACTCCTCTGTCCAAAAAGATAGATTTTCTTGGGGGTTTTGTTATCTGTGTCCTGTATAGTTCTGCATAGGGGCCACCCTCTAGACCTGCCAGGtgataagaggaaagaaaatgaggaaacatctttctcataaataaataaatagttatttcAGTTTGGCCTTCCCTTCCCAATCTGCCTGTAGTTACTAACTTTCCGTAGTCTTCCGGTagttccattttatgttttgtcCAGCGGTTTTAGTTGTAAAAAGTAGGTCTAATGGACTTATTTGATCTTAGTTGGCACCAGAAGCctttcatgaattttaaaaaatttattgtctTACAAATTACAGTCATTATTTCTGATCCTCAAACTATTCTATAACGGGCCAATAGAAGCCCCTTGAGTGTTTTGATTTTGATTGTGATTACATTGAATTCATAATTTTAAGGGAGAATTGTTATCTTTACTATACTGTCTTCTCATCCACTTATGGAATGTAATGTTCTACTTATTCAGATCTTATGTCTTTTAATATCTTACCATTTTTCCACATAGATAATCTATATTATAGCCttaatagtatttttttattattttaaatacagttttcaTGATACTGTTCTCTCATTAGTTACTGATAATGTGTGGCATTGGTTGATTTTCATGTCTTCAGTGCGTTTGGTATTTtggttgaaatttattttattcatttattttgtttttggtttcactgcatctttgttgctgtgcatggttttctccagttgcagtgagctggggctgctcttAGTTGTGGTACGTGGTCTTCTCAGTGTAGTGGCTTCTCTCACTGCAAAGCAtgggctcatgggcttcagtggtgtggctcacgggctctagagcagggACTCAGCaattgtggtgcaggggcttagttgccccatggcatgtggaatcctctgGACCAGGGATTCTCATCCCGGCATTATCTTATCCCGGCATTATCTTGGcatttttgttgaatttttattttgatggttTTTCCACCTGattctcttgcatttttaaaatagattattgTATCTTCTAAAAATAACGGTAGTTTATCTTTCTCATTCTGGGGGTGGGCGGTAATTTATCTTACTGGCTCAGGCCTCTGTTGTTTAATGATGGCAAGCATCCCAGCCTTCTCGTTGATATTTAGTAAAATACGTAGTGTTGGAAATTGTCAGTTTCTAATATACTGTACTCTTTAAGAAAATGTCCTTCTCTTTTGAagttcttaaaagtttttttttttttttcattaacagtAAGCATTAAATTTTGTCAtatgcttttttgtgtttcttgggcttccctggtagctcagaggttaaagcgtctgcctgca
Coding sequences:
- the QSER1 gene encoding glutamine and serine-rich protein 1 isoform X1; this encodes MSFLSAVESRTAQAASSGTTLLPQFRAPSWQTGMHSSAPTELFVTGPLPTTGTLPSPALPAYQHPATFSNRNFATTSPLVLQDSTFNTTSNGILSPHDPLLQIKTSQGTVPTALTFERLGSSAISNSIPPQSSTYRSAQESAPHLLQPQFSLLPSALGGAQQTPQAYGSTLFTSSTASIERALLRECSVIKHHQRPSGTQSIQAQLTGSQHSLHGYLSNASVVNFQETSRQSSLSCSPIGESTQVSNGGLQQKPSQVSVELAQSYSSAIPSSGYPPTAKVKSCSTKQPLASAKSPKPQSIIPPVQTLSYSKPLHNQSSVISGQAQIYSTAQLPSLLSVSQSQNYGLVQPHNVPSIVHSQVYRSSKVEKLPSLYKTLTFSGSSQTITSENSTLNYSSNQQEVLSSVTNENYPAQTRDPSSDSQSQSYSSGHSQGLSPVSQTQVSFSSQSHVLPVVSPSESYASGQSLTLTAPSLSYSSASRAQNVPDASPTQNFISMHSSPNAQTQGSSSPQSQKFLPAVQSSSFATSTHCQTLQNNLPSPDPKSYAERKLDSNVYTSSKQEDDFPIQELQVLQPQVSLESSTQRLSEGEMNVPESAYKVSKADDRYSQSIIRSNSCLEDQVVGIALQGSKKEENIVGSMTQLNQQIGQVNSSATLDIKKTTTLMQTPQIRLNTKDLNQQHSLIQKVHEAKVQEQHDQIINASSQIQIPNNALGHGHQASLPNTQVLLDSACDLQILQQSILQASLGQIKTSLQVQRVQSPQQIVHPFLQMDGHIIRSNGEHSQQQLHPQNSEIMKMDLSDSSKPLQQHLITKGHFNETTQHDSKNHFVSLGSICFPEAMLLSDERNILSNVDDILAATAAACGVTPSDFSKSASNETIPAVEDGDSKSHFQQSLDVGHVTSDFNSIAATVGKPPNINDISLNGNQVTVNLSPVPTLQSKMTLDQQHVEVPGQNKASKVTSPVVGPGHEVQEQSSGPFKKQSAASHEPEEDSEVAIDSTLSNNRNQEFVSSSRSISGESATSESELALGGDASGMLVNSSRNTLAVLAMAQPGETVSVKMEEENQDLMHFNLQKKKTKGKGHAKEEDSSHQKQLKRPAQGKRQNPRGTDIYLPYTPPSSESCHDGYQHQEKMRQKIKEVEEKQPEVKTGFIASFLDFLKSGPKQQFSTLAVRMPNRTRRPGTQTVRTFCPPPLPKTAAVTPTPLVSEAGANSPSEKLDNELKNLEHLSSLSSDEDDPGVCSHDIYKSSSTTLNTSDATSDKKKKTEATQMATASTTAIATGTAATSSTTVGAVKQETLYSPPSAAKTPENIYSAEPPKSIELDGLLSDQFAKGQDTVAIEGFTDEEDPESGGEGQYRERDEFVVKIEDIETFKEALKTGKEPPAIWKVQKALLQKFVPEIRDGQREFAATNSYLGYFGDAKNKYKRIYVKFIENTNKKEYVRVCSKKPRNKPSQTIRTVQAKPSNSSKTSDPPTPKTATTKAPSTKPKVKQLKVKAEPPPKKRKKWKEEFSSSQSDSSPEIHSSSSDDEEFNPPAPFVTRFLNTRAMKETFKSYMELLVSIALDPDTMQALEKSNDELLLPHMKKIDSMLNDNRKRLLLNLHLDQSFKNALESFPELTIITRDSKAKSGGSAISKIKMNGKAYNKKTLRTSKTTTKSAQEFAVDPEKIQLYSLYHSLHHYKYHVYLICKDEISSVQKKNEDLGQEEIVQLCMKNVKWVEDLFEKFGELLNHVQQKCS